ATACCATAAGTAGTGCTTTACATTATCCTGGTAATTTTGGCGGATCAGCTGTAGTTGGTTCAACCTTAGTGCCAACAGCTACATCAGAATTTCATAATTATACGGTTGAATGGACAGCGGATAGCATTAAGTTTGTAGTTGATGGAGAATTGGTGCATAATAGTTTAGTGAACTCTTCCAGCACACCTTTTAACAGTGATTTCTTCTTAATAATGAATGTTGCCATGGGTGGTAATCTTGGAGGTACAATTGACCCTGCGTTTACTCAAGATACTATGGAGGTTGATTATGTAAGAGTTTATCAATAATTTAAAACGATTGTAAAGTAAAGGCCATCGAATTTAAATTCGATGGCCTTTTTAGTTTTAATGAAAAACTATTGTAATTATTAGAAATGAAATTCTTTAAAATGTGTTTGGTATACAATGAACTCATCTTGACATTTTCTTTTAACTACGAATTATACATTATGTACCCTAATTTTGTCATTTTTGAGTTCCGTAGCTATGGCTATGTAAATAAAAAATAACTTCATTACGGCACAAAAGCCATAATTCTCGGTTCCAAACAAAAAGTCAAGATGAGTTCAATGTAAAATTTTAGTTAAGTTTTTTTTTGCTGATTAGTTGCGAACTTATAAATGGGAAATAAGAGTTTAACTTTTAGAAAATGAAATGCCCCTTTTTTACAAGGGGCATTATAAAAGTATTTTTTTAACAATATGGGCTAGGGTTAAAAAATTAAACAATCCCAATAAGGGCTAAAAAAGTACCTACTGCAACTACAGCTAAAAAAGCGTTCATTGCAATGATCAATACAGATAGATAGGTGTCTACCCCTGTTTTAAATGATAAATTATTCATAACATTACATGCTTTAAGGTTACTTTACTAAAGCTAATGGATATTTGCAACATTAAAGAGAGGAATGTTGTAAAATGCTAAAAATATGTTGTTAAACTCTATTTTTGTGTTGTTAATAGCTTTATAGAATGTAACATAGCTATAAAAATGGTATTTTATCGATACTTAGCTAAAGCACATTTGTATAATAAAAATTGTTTGCCATCAATTAGTTTACTTGAATAGTCCAATCCAATCTGCTAAAGCAGCAATTGGTATAGAAATCAGTATTATTATAAGGCACGCGTTCATTAATTTTAAAAAACCATTAAGCACTTTAACTCCTGAAGTAATTTCTCGTTCCATAATTCTATTGTTCTGTTGTTCTATGCTCAATATAAGCATATTGCTCTTAAAGTGCTGTAAAATAGCACTGTAAAATCGACTAAAGGATTATATTACCTATGTAAAGTATAAATTTTATAATCCAGATACCATAATTTGGAAAGTAATTATTGTAGTATTTGAATGAGTGTGATTATATTTTATATCTAAAAAAGGAGTTAATGACGGTCATTATTTTCTCTGTTGCACCTTCTTTAGCTTTTATGTAAGAATAGTTTATTTGACCAGATTTTTGTCTGTGCGTTGCGTCTACAAAACATAGATTCAGTTTGTCCTTAAATTCAGTTGAATCCTTAATTGATATAACCCCTTTTAGTTGTACTAACTCTTCTGCTTCCACGAATCCATCAAAATTAGGCCCAATAATAACCGGTATGCCAAAAATAGCAGGCTCTAAAGTGTTATGCAGGCCAGTTGCAAAACCGCCACCTACATATGCAACGTCAGCATAGCTATAAATTTTAGTTAATAAACCAATGGTGTCAATTAAAAGAACATCATAGCCTTCAGGTTTTTTTACATCTAATTCGGAATAACATAGAACAGGTTTGTTTATGGCCTGTATTATTGTATTTATGTGCTTTGTTTTAATCGTATGTGGGGCAAATACAAATTTTATATGATGTGTGTTTTGATTGATGTAGTCAATTATTAATTTTTCATCTTCAGGCCATGTGCTTCCGGCTACCAAACAAAACATGTCATTTTTAAAATGATTCATAAAATCTAACGAATTGTCTCTTTCTAAAATTTCACTCACTCTGTCAAATCGGGTATCGCCAGATATAGATACATTATGTACACCAATAGATTTAAGCAAGGAGCTTGATTTCTTATTCTGAACAAATATGTGAGTAAAATTCAGTAGTGCTTTTCGCATAAATGAGCCATACCATTTAAAATATATTTGATTTTCTTTAAATATAGCGGAAACAAGAAAAGTAGGAATGTCGTTTGTTTTTAATGCAGCTAAGTAATTAGGCCAGACTTCATACTTAATAAAAATTGCCATCTCAGGATGAACGGCGTCTAAAAATAATCGTACATTTTGTTTAGTGTCCAATGGTAAATAGCAAATTGAATCTGCAACCGTGCTATTCTTTTTAACTTCATAGCCTGAAGGAGAGAAAAACGTAAGTACAATTTTGTGCAAGGGATATTCAATTTTTAATTTTTCCATTACAGGAAGACCTTGTTCATATTCTCCTAAAGAAGCCGCGTGTATCCAAATAACTTTGTCCTTAATTGAAATAGATTTTTTTATTATGGAAAATGTCTCTTTTCTACCTTTTACAAAAAGTGAAAGTTTAGGATTTATTAAAGACAAAACTTTAATAACAAATGAAGCACTTAGGGCTAAAAGATTATATAGAAAGTACAAACTGAAGCTTTTGGGCTAAATTACGTTTCTTTCCATAAAAATACTGTTGTCTGTTTCGTATTTTTGTGCCACTTCATGTAATTTCAAAAGATGAAAAAAATACAAATGGTAGACCTAAGTGGTCAATACCAAGAAATAAAAGATCAAGTTAATACTGCTATTACGCAAATATTAGAAACGTCGGCCTTTATTAATGGACCCGAGGTACACGCATTCCAAAAAGAGTTAGAGGAATATTTAGGCGTGAAACATGTAATACCTTGTGCAAATGGGACAGATGCATTGCAAATTGCAATGATGGGGTTGGGTTTAAAACCAGGCGATGAGGTTATTACCGCAGATTTTACTTTTGCTGCAACAGTAGAGGTCATTGCACTGTTGCAACTGACTCCTGTTTTGGTGGATGTCTATCCAGATACATTCAATATTAACATTGAAGCAATTGAAAAAGCAATAACACCAAAAACAAAAGCAATCGTTCCTGTTCATCTTTTTGGACAATGTGCTAATATGGATGCAATTCTTTCTTTGGCTAAAAAGCACAATTTATTTGTAATTGAGGATAATGCGCAGGCTATTGGGGCAAAGTATCTTTCTAAGGATGGTACAAAGTACATGGCGGGTAGTATGGGTCATGTTGGTGCCACTTCGTTTTTTCCTTCTAAAAACTTAGGCTGTTATGGCGATGGTGGAGCAATTTTCACCAATGACGATGAATTGGCGCATACCTTACGAGGTATAGTTAATCATGGTATGTACGAGCGTTATCATCATGATGTTGTTGGGGTAAATTCACGATTAGATTCTATACAGGCTGCCGTATTAAGAGCAAAATTACCAAGGTTGAATGGCTATTGTGATGCAAGAAGAAATGCTGCAAGAGCTTATTCCAAAGCATTTGAAGGACAAGAACATATTATTACTCCCGTTACGGTTAACACCTGTGAAGGTATTTGCGATGTTTGTGATTGTCATGTTTTTCATCAATATACCTTGAAAATTACAAATGGAAAAAGAGATGCTCTAGTTAAACATTTAAATGAGAATAAAATTCCATGTGGAGTGTATTACCCAATTCCACTGCATAAACAAAAAGCTTATTTAGATGTACGATACAATGAAGAAGATTTTCCTGTAACTAATAAATTAGTAAAAGAAGTAATTTCTTTACCAATGCATACGGAATTGGATGATGAACAGATTAACCATATAACAAAGATGGTTATCGGTTTTGTTAATGCATAAAATAAGAAGTGTCCTATATTTGATTTAAGTTGAAATATTGTAGTAAATGAAAGTATTAGTAACAGGTGGATTAG
The genomic region above belongs to Maribacter hydrothermalis and contains:
- a CDS encoding 3-deoxy-D-manno-octulosonic acid transferase, giving the protein MYFLYNLLALSASFVIKVLSLINPKLSLFVKGRKETFSIIKKSISIKDKVIWIHAASLGEYEQGLPVMEKLKIEYPLHKIVLTFFSPSGYEVKKNSTVADSICYLPLDTKQNVRLFLDAVHPEMAIFIKYEVWPNYLAALKTNDIPTFLVSAIFKENQIYFKWYGSFMRKALLNFTHIFVQNKKSSSLLKSIGVHNVSISGDTRFDRVSEILERDNSLDFMNHFKNDMFCLVAGSTWPEDEKLIIDYINQNTHHIKFVFAPHTIKTKHINTIIQAINKPVLCYSELDVKKPEGYDVLLIDTIGLLTKIYSYADVAYVGGGFATGLHNTLEPAIFGIPVIIGPNFDGFVEAEELVQLKGVISIKDSTEFKDKLNLCFVDATHRQKSGQINYSYIKAKEGATEKIMTVINSFFRYKI
- a CDS encoding DegT/DnrJ/EryC1/StrS family aminotransferase, which translates into the protein MKKIQMVDLSGQYQEIKDQVNTAITQILETSAFINGPEVHAFQKELEEYLGVKHVIPCANGTDALQIAMMGLGLKPGDEVITADFTFAATVEVIALLQLTPVLVDVYPDTFNINIEAIEKAITPKTKAIVPVHLFGQCANMDAILSLAKKHNLFVIEDNAQAIGAKYLSKDGTKYMAGSMGHVGATSFFPSKNLGCYGDGGAIFTNDDELAHTLRGIVNHGMYERYHHDVVGVNSRLDSIQAAVLRAKLPRLNGYCDARRNAARAYSKAFEGQEHIITPVTVNTCEGICDVCDCHVFHQYTLKITNGKRDALVKHLNENKIPCGVYYPIPLHKQKAYLDVRYNEEDFPVTNKLVKEVISLPMHTELDDEQINHITKMVIGFVNA